A single region of the Chryseobacterium culicis genome encodes:
- a CDS encoding GNAT family N-acetyltransferase — MKLEIQSIGNSYSEQAIDLILTIQQKEFNIPITIQDQPDLLQIESFYKEAGGNFWGAFVDGELVGSIALVKFDEKAGAIRKMFVKKEFRGKELNIAQELLDVLISFCRKNGINDLYLGTITVLKAAQRFYERNDFGKIGKSDLPVKFPLMSADDIFYHLNID, encoded by the coding sequence ATGAAATTAGAGATACAATCCATAGGAAATTCTTATTCAGAACAGGCTATTGACTTGATTTTGACGATTCAGCAGAAAGAATTCAATATTCCGATTACGATACAGGATCAACCCGATTTATTGCAGATTGAAAGTTTTTATAAGGAAGCCGGGGGGAATTTTTGGGGTGCTTTTGTGGATGGCGAACTGGTAGGTTCCATTGCACTGGTGAAATTTGATGAAAAGGCAGGAGCAATCAGAAAAATGTTCGTTAAAAAAGAGTTCAGAGGTAAAGAACTGAACATTGCACAGGAATTGTTGGATGTTTTAATTTCTTTCTGTCGCAAAAACGGAATTAACGATCTATATTTGGGAACCATAACGGTACTGAAAGCAGCACAGCGTTTCTATGAGAGGAACGATTTTGGGAAGATTGGAAAAAGTGATCTTCCTGTGAAATTCCCTTTAATGAGCGCTGACGATATTTTTTACCATTTAAATATTGACTGA
- a CDS encoding MarR family winged helix-turn-helix transcriptional regulator: MNVINEAGILAISTRLHRLSEQLRKDGALIYKAFGIDFELKWFPVIFTIYKKEIASVVEIANEIGYTHPSTITLLKELEKLELIQWQKDKQDERKRLFMLTSKGQELIEKMKPVWELMSQILGDIADNKNNLLTAIDEAEEKIASQSFYQRALQRKNSK, from the coding sequence ATGAATGTGATCAACGAAGCAGGCATTCTTGCCATATCAACCAGACTTCATCGCCTCAGTGAACAATTGAGAAAAGATGGAGCGCTTATCTATAAAGCATTCGGAATTGATTTTGAATTGAAATGGTTTCCGGTTATTTTTACGATTTATAAAAAAGAAATAGCGAGTGTGGTAGAGATCGCCAACGAAATAGGGTATACTCATCCATCTACCATAACCTTACTCAAAGAACTCGAAAAACTGGAACTGATTCAATGGCAGAAAGACAAACAGGATGAAAGAAAAAGGCTGTTTATGCTGACTTCCAAAGGGCAGGAACTTATTGAAAAAATGAAACCTGTTTGGGAGCTGATGTCTCAGATTTTAGGAGATATTGCAGATAATAAAAACAATCTGCTGACTGCGATTGATGAAGCAGAAGAGAAAATTGCCAGCCAGTCTTTTTATCAGAGGGCGCTGCAACGTAAAAATTCCAAGTAA
- a CDS encoding type VI secretion system Vgr family protein, with amino-acid sequence MFKEQNNLPKPEIDSDKTDFVSKIKDNKKVKEVKKAASKVNNAVNTVNTGKQFLNQPLLPNEPSIIKDKLWVKQPTSKIFNADSIPESAIVGINRVVKLDIHVEGKPIKYFKHFSLTQSATKHHEFELILAHDTLGSAENHNLEEIQNFLGKRITVVFKYKDVEGGAERNFVGVITEVGFSQEKGSLGNLVLSGFSPTILLDAAPHIQSFGGAQPISLNSIANEVIKEGLGQGKFDFRIDARHGNVSYSSQYGETHYNYLARIAEAYGEQFFYDGEVLHFGQLPPQEKPVLLTYGSNLTDVKIKMKAQHVNPSFYGYNSSKNEKFKGGSSKITHTSDIAKRAYEISEKTFQTPSLRVAPIKASSFMDIDASQKGTAGSKASEVFVTSGNTTVPFLYPGCIADIQMRKTDTNETSYFTKLMLIEVTHRVDARGYYDGSFQAIASDTGFIPRPEFTVPVAEPQFGKVVSNTDPENQGRVQVQLDWQTGQDTTEFIRVMSPDAGSSEKVGKNRGFMSIPEVGDQVIINFVHLHPDRPFVMGGMYHGGIGAGGGNGNNVMSFSGRSGAELKYDNGAGSMNLKDQGGANMNFDGTGNATTNANSNHTVNAGSSNVINVGGKKDAPPQSLLKMDAGGNITLDGKTSITLQVGDNSITISEAGIMASAGKGMIDITALTGALGLSSKGGPMDISTDSPLTITGGPSAVMSSGDTNIM; translated from the coding sequence ATGTTTAAGGAACAGAATAATCTTCCCAAGCCGGAAATAGATTCAGACAAGACAGATTTTGTAAGCAAAATCAAAGACAATAAAAAAGTTAAAGAAGTAAAGAAAGCTGCTTCAAAAGTGAATAACGCAGTCAATACGGTGAATACAGGAAAACAATTCCTAAACCAGCCTTTACTGCCCAATGAACCCTCCATAATTAAGGATAAGCTCTGGGTTAAACAGCCTACTTCTAAAATATTCAATGCTGACAGTATTCCGGAGAGTGCTATCGTAGGAATCAACCGGGTCGTAAAGCTTGATATCCATGTGGAAGGTAAACCTATCAAATATTTCAAACATTTTAGCCTTACTCAAAGTGCTACCAAACATCACGAGTTTGAGCTCATTCTTGCTCATGATACGTTAGGAAGTGCAGAGAATCATAATCTTGAAGAAATACAGAATTTCTTAGGAAAAAGGATTACTGTGGTTTTCAAATATAAAGATGTGGAAGGCGGAGCTGAGCGAAATTTTGTAGGAGTGATCACGGAAGTTGGATTCAGCCAGGAAAAAGGAAGCCTGGGTAATCTTGTGCTGTCCGGTTTCAGCCCAACAATTTTGTTAGATGCTGCCCCACATATTCAAAGCTTCGGCGGAGCACAACCTATTAGTTTGAACAGCATCGCCAATGAAGTGATTAAAGAAGGATTAGGGCAGGGGAAATTTGACTTTAGAATAGATGCCCGCCATGGTAATGTATCTTACAGTTCTCAATACGGAGAAACCCATTATAACTATCTGGCTAGAATTGCTGAAGCTTATGGAGAACAATTTTTCTATGATGGAGAAGTTTTACATTTCGGACAATTGCCGCCGCAGGAAAAGCCTGTGTTGCTAACCTATGGCAGTAATCTCACGGATGTTAAAATTAAAATGAAAGCTCAACATGTGAATCCTTCATTTTATGGATATAACAGTAGTAAAAACGAAAAATTTAAAGGCGGAAGCTCAAAAATAACGCATACCTCAGATATTGCGAAGAGGGCTTATGAAATTTCAGAAAAAACTTTTCAAACCCCATCTTTAAGAGTGGCTCCTATCAAAGCATCATCTTTTATGGATATTGATGCTTCTCAAAAGGGAACTGCAGGAAGTAAAGCTTCAGAAGTTTTTGTAACTTCCGGTAATACAACCGTTCCTTTTCTTTATCCAGGATGTATCGCGGATATCCAGATGCGTAAAACAGATACTAACGAGACCTCTTATTTCACTAAATTAATGCTTATAGAGGTAACCCATCGGGTGGATGCCCGCGGATACTATGACGGATCTTTCCAGGCCATAGCTTCTGATACCGGATTTATTCCAAGACCCGAATTTACTGTTCCGGTGGCGGAACCTCAGTTTGGAAAAGTAGTTTCCAATACCGATCCTGAAAATCAAGGCCGTGTGCAGGTTCAGCTTGACTGGCAAACTGGTCAGGACACCACAGAATTTATCCGTGTAATGTCTCCTGATGCCGGAAGCAGTGAAAAGGTAGGTAAAAACAGAGGATTTATGTCTATTCCTGAAGTGGGAGATCAGGTCATTATCAATTTTGTACATCTTCATCCGGACCGTCCTTTTGTGATGGGTGGAATGTATCATGGCGGAATTGGAGCTGGTGGCGGTAATGGAAATAATGTTATGAGCTTCAGTGGGCGAAGCGGTGCCGAATTAAAATATGACAATGGAGCCGGATCTATGAATCTTAAAGATCAGGGCGGTGCCAATATGAATTTTGACGGAACCGGAAACGCTACGACCAATGCAAATAGCAACCATACTGTGAATGCAGGAAGCTCCAATGTAATCAATGTGGGAGGCAAAAAAGATGCTCCACCACAATCATTGTTAAAAATGGATGCAGGCGGAAATATTACCCTTGACGGAAAAACAAGTATTACCCTACAGGTAGGAGATAATTCTATCACCATATCCGAAGCAGGTATTATGGCTTCAGCAGGAAAAGGAATGATTGATATCACTGCACTTACCGGAGCTCTGGGATTGTCAAGTAAAGGCGGCCCTATGGATATCAGCACAGATTCGCCACTTACTATTACCGGCGGACCAAGCGCTGTGATGTCATCAGGAGATACCAATATTATGTAA
- a CDS encoding polymorphic toxin-type HINT domain-containing protein, with protein sequence MDELEYITLNALMMCDQGAAPDFFKPTFNTKVKIHGCLVATNQDATPLINIPSFKVCKISGGPCTPTTVPMTWQDTWQVKINGIRSLIGKSTCQCPIGGKIEFMTSGQVPLPDDAAKEVKDMQDQAQRELDDSGHGDSVGEAGFVEGMIPVWGSGRDLINDIQTGDVGGGLMNAGFLIWDVASIAVGVVSFGTGTVAMQGAKAGVKGAIKAGAKAISKEALQQMGKAALKKLSKEALKKSVDDVAKKLLKTCVFACFPAGTPVHTEHGIKNIEDIQIGDQVWAYDEDTDTVALQPVIDFIINESDHIISIYTEAEVIETTAIHPFYTEEGWKDASELEIGEKIWTKDDTKVTIEKTEYSYEPKKVYNFTVAHFHTYFVGLLALLVHNSGRCLSQMLLESQKWFQKVRRGYFFNLVWNGELRKQALEKGFKYSQEVRVLLKNGGEGAIDGLIRLKDGTYKIIERKASDLSKITDKTIKSYINDAAHYAESTIKETGKKIPSASSVILHVENKGNLSKEILDHAAKKGVTIVDDMSQFIK encoded by the coding sequence ATGGATGAGTTAGAATACATAACCCTGAATGCCCTGATGATGTGTGATCAGGGGGCAGCTCCGGATTTCTTTAAACCTACGTTCAATACGAAGGTGAAAATCCATGGCTGTCTTGTGGCAACCAATCAGGATGCTACTCCTCTTATTAATATCCCTTCCTTTAAAGTGTGTAAAATCAGTGGAGGACCTTGCACCCCTACTACTGTTCCTATGACCTGGCAGGATACCTGGCAGGTAAAAATTAACGGGATCCGTTCTTTGATAGGAAAAAGTACCTGTCAATGTCCTATAGGCGGGAAGATAGAGTTTATGACCAGTGGACAGGTTCCTCTTCCGGATGATGCAGCCAAGGAGGTAAAAGATATGCAGGATCAGGCACAGCGTGAACTTGACGACAGTGGACATGGTGATAGTGTAGGAGAGGCAGGCTTTGTAGAAGGTATGATTCCGGTTTGGGGAAGCGGTCGTGACCTCATCAATGATATACAAACCGGAGATGTAGGCGGTGGCCTTATGAATGCCGGATTTTTAATTTGGGATGTCGCTTCCATAGCTGTAGGTGTGGTTTCTTTCGGAACCGGAACAGTAGCCATGCAGGGAGCAAAAGCAGGAGTAAAAGGCGCTATAAAAGCAGGAGCAAAAGCTATATCTAAAGAAGCGCTGCAACAGATGGGGAAAGCGGCACTAAAAAAGCTGAGTAAAGAAGCTTTAAAGAAAAGTGTGGATGATGTAGCCAAAAAATTGCTCAAGACCTGTGTTTTTGCCTGTTTTCCAGCCGGAACACCCGTGCATACCGAACACGGAATTAAAAATATTGAGGATATCCAAATCGGAGATCAGGTGTGGGCTTATGATGAAGATACAGATACTGTCGCTCTTCAGCCGGTTATTGATTTTATCATCAATGAAAGTGACCATATCATTAGTATTTATACTGAAGCTGAAGTGATCGAAACAACGGCAATACATCCTTTTTATACTGAAGAAGGTTGGAAAGATGCTTCAGAATTAGAAATTGGCGAAAAGATTTGGACCAAAGATGACACTAAAGTCACCATTGAAAAAACTGAATATAGCTATGAACCTAAAAAAGTTTATAACTTTACGGTAGCTCATTTTCATACCTATTTTGTAGGCCTGTTAGCTTTACTGGTACATAATTCTGGTAGATGCTTGTCTCAGATGCTTTTGGAATCTCAGAAATGGTTTCAGAAAGTTAGACGTGGATATTTTTTTAATTTAGTATGGAATGGTGAATTACGTAAGCAAGCACTAGAAAAAGGGTTTAAGTATTCACAAGAAGTAAGGGTATTATTAAAGAATGGCGGAGAAGGTGCTATTGATGGCTTAATAAGATTAAAAGATGGTACCTATAAAATAATTGAGCGTAAAGCAAGTGATTTGAGCAAAATAACAGATAAAACCATTAAAAGTTATATTAATGATGCAGCTCATTATGCTGAATCTACCATTAAAGAAACAGGTAAGAAAATACCATCAGCAAGTAGTGTGATTTTGCATGTGGAAAATAAAGGTAATTTAAGTAAAGAAATACTAGACCATGCAGCAAAAAAAGGAGTTACTATTGTTGATGATATGTCACAATTTATAAAGTAA
- a CDS encoding YdeI/OmpD-associated family protein — MGKIAEKKTFYVNTKEEWRQWLEENHHIEQSVWLICNTRKSNLPIVHWTELVDEALCFGWIDSTRKTIDEGSFMQLFSRRKPKSTWSKINKDKVQKLIENNLMTKAGFETISIAKENGSWNILDSVEELEVPEDLNEAFKIHEGSEIYFLSLSKSIKKMLLQWIVLAKRPETRKNRIDEIARQAAQNKKPKNF, encoded by the coding sequence ATGGGTAAAATTGCAGAGAAAAAAACCTTTTATGTCAATACAAAGGAAGAATGGCGGCAATGGCTGGAAGAGAATCACCATATAGAACAGTCTGTATGGCTTATTTGTAATACCAGAAAATCAAATTTACCCATTGTTCATTGGACTGAGCTGGTGGATGAAGCCCTTTGTTTCGGCTGGATTGACAGTACGAGGAAGACGATTGATGAAGGTTCGTTTATGCAGTTATTCAGTAGACGGAAGCCGAAGAGTACCTGGTCAAAAATTAATAAGGATAAGGTTCAGAAACTGATAGAGAATAATCTGATGACTAAGGCAGGATTCGAGACGATCAGCATTGCAAAAGAGAATGGTTCCTGGAATATTTTAGACAGCGTGGAAGAACTGGAGGTTCCGGAGGATCTGAATGAAGCATTTAAAATTCATGAAGGCTCCGAAATCTATTTTCTAAGCCTAAGTAAATCTATAAAAAAAATGTTGCTGCAATGGATTGTACTTGCCAAAAGACCCGAAACCAGAAAAAATCGGATTGATGAAATCGCAAGACAGGCAGCTCAGAATAAGAAACCTAAGAATTTTTAG
- a CDS encoding TonB-dependent receptor: MSITFKKRLIIALVLPTAAIYYGQSTKDSLEKSKSIDEVMLVGRNLSQTAKERKTPVAVSNIKAAEIQEKLGNREFPEIMKSTPSVYVTKVGGGFGDSRINMRGFDGANIAVIINGQPVNDMQGGTVYWSNWTGLADIASNIQIQRGLGASKFVVPSVGGTINIVTKATDSEQKAMIKGEVGNDNYSRISAMYSSGLKNKWGTTVLLSRWQGDGYINGTKGEGYSWFFSTGFKPNEKHAFNLIATGAPQVHDTRRSSATGANVATLQQFETYGRRYNPQTGMLNGSQFNLAPNFYHKPIASLNWDWTMNDNLKLSTVLYGSWGRGGGGTGLNGSIKNAGGQTMNFMNYGAGGDGTINWDMIYRYNRGGMVTDYNGNTFQKSTFTAPAGSPGDYNGQYVATLNGTSGIVRKQSINAHDWYGVIADLNYKKNNWTFNGGIDLKTYKGALYDIVTDMLGSDALFVPGTANAPKGYYINQTVKPEPLTKLKDAQKVSIHNEGLVKWAGIYGMVEYSSEKLSASVQGSVSEQYYKRRDYMLYTPGNQETKWYHKTGYIVKGGANYNIDDHHNVFFNTGVISRQPLFNALFPSNQNIYNDAKNERIFSVELGYGFKSRYIDVNINAYRTQWDDRFISRTFNATAADIAKFPQLSLGNAYFYNALNVGQLHQGIELEAKARPFTNLRLRGMVSLGNWKYKGNANFNILDVQNNQEIAGATGTINIKDLKVGDAAQTTASIGADYNITKAFSIDANWEYYDKLYAQFNPINFLTEAAREKGIVKLPSYHLFDVGASYKFTIDAKKSLTLRANVYNLFNKYYISELSSNIFAGDKIANGPDAGKTYQETGRVYQGVADGNTGFLGFGRTWSVSATLRF, from the coding sequence ATGAGCATTACTTTTAAAAAGCGACTTATTATAGCGCTTGTATTACCTACGGCCGCCATATATTATGGGCAGAGTACGAAGGATTCTTTAGAGAAATCTAAATCTATTGATGAGGTTATGTTGGTAGGTAGAAACCTTTCCCAAACAGCCAAAGAGAGAAAAACCCCTGTTGCGGTTTCCAACATTAAGGCAGCAGAAATTCAGGAGAAACTGGGAAACAGAGAATTCCCTGAAATTATGAAGTCTACTCCATCCGTTTATGTTACCAAAGTTGGTGGAGGATTTGGAGACAGCAGAATCAACATGAGAGGTTTTGACGGAGCCAACATTGCAGTCATTATCAACGGACAGCCGGTGAATGATATGCAGGGAGGTACAGTGTACTGGTCTAACTGGACCGGGTTAGCTGATATTGCAAGCAACATCCAGATTCAAAGAGGTTTGGGAGCTTCTAAATTTGTTGTTCCTTCTGTAGGAGGAACGATCAATATCGTAACCAAAGCTACCGATTCTGAGCAAAAAGCAATGATTAAAGGAGAAGTTGGAAATGATAACTATTCCAGAATATCAGCCATGTACTCTTCAGGATTAAAAAACAAATGGGGAACAACCGTATTGCTTTCCCGCTGGCAAGGTGACGGATACATCAATGGAACAAAAGGAGAAGGTTACTCATGGTTTTTCTCTACAGGATTTAAGCCTAATGAAAAGCATGCGTTCAATCTAATCGCTACCGGAGCACCTCAGGTACACGATACGAGAAGATCTTCTGCAACCGGAGCTAATGTGGCAACGCTTCAGCAGTTTGAAACTTACGGAAGAAGATACAATCCACAAACAGGAATGCTGAACGGTTCTCAATTCAACCTGGCTCCTAACTTCTATCATAAGCCCATTGCCTCTTTGAACTGGGACTGGACTATGAATGACAACCTGAAGTTATCTACCGTTCTTTATGGTTCATGGGGACGTGGTGGCGGTGGTACCGGATTGAACGGTTCTATAAAAAATGCAGGCGGACAAACCATGAATTTCATGAATTATGGTGCAGGCGGAGATGGTACCATCAACTGGGATATGATTTATCGCTATAACAGAGGTGGTATGGTAACAGATTATAATGGAAATACCTTCCAGAAATCAACCTTTACTGCTCCTGCAGGTTCTCCAGGTGATTACAACGGACAATATGTAGCAACGCTGAACGGAACCAGTGGGATCGTGAGAAAACAAAGTATCAATGCTCATGACTGGTATGGTGTGATTGCTGACCTTAATTATAAAAAAAATAACTGGACTTTTAACGGAGGTATTGATCTTAAGACCTACAAAGGAGCATTATATGATATTGTAACTGATATGTTAGGATCAGATGCATTGTTTGTTCCTGGTACAGCCAATGCTCCAAAAGGATATTATATCAATCAAACCGTAAAACCGGAACCGCTTACCAAGCTTAAAGATGCTCAGAAAGTTTCTATTCACAACGAAGGGCTGGTAAAATGGGCTGGAATCTATGGAATGGTTGAATACAGCTCTGAAAAGCTAAGTGCATCTGTTCAGGGATCTGTTTCTGAGCAGTATTACAAGAGAAGAGACTATATGCTGTATACTCCGGGAAATCAGGAGACAAAATGGTATCACAAAACAGGTTATATTGTAAAAGGAGGTGCAAATTATAATATAGATGATCATCATAATGTATTTTTCAATACAGGAGTTATTTCAAGACAGCCATTATTCAACGCTTTATTCCCTTCAAACCAGAATATTTATAACGATGCGAAGAATGAAAGAATCTTCTCTGTAGAGTTAGGATACGGTTTCAAATCGCGTTATATCGATGTGAATATCAACGCTTACAGAACACAGTGGGATGACCGATTCATTTCCAGAACATTCAATGCTACTGCTGCGGATATTGCAAAATTCCCTCAGTTAAGTCTTGGAAATGCCTATTTCTACAATGCCCTGAATGTTGGTCAGCTGCACCAGGGAATTGAACTGGAAGCAAAAGCAAGACCTTTTACCAACCTTAGATTAAGAGGAATGGTATCATTAGGTAACTGGAAATATAAAGGAAACGCCAACTTCAATATTCTTGATGTTCAGAACAACCAAGAAATAGCTGGGGCAACCGGAACCATCAATATCAAAGACCTGAAGGTTGGAGATGCCGCTCAAACAACGGCAAGTATCGGTGCAGATTATAATATCACCAAAGCTTTCAGTATTGATGCTAACTGGGAATATTATGACAAACTTTATGCTCAGTTCAACCCGATCAACTTCCTTACTGAAGCGGCAAGAGAAAAAGGTATTGTAAAATTGCCAAGCTATCATTTATTTGATGTAGGGGCTTCTTACAAGTTCACTATTGATGCAAAAAAATCTTTAACATTGAGAGCGAATGTATACAACTTATTCAACAAATATTATATTTCTGAATTAAGCTCCAATATCTTCGCCGGAGATAAAATTGCCAATGGTCCGGATGCCGGAAAAACGTATCAGGAAACTGGCAGAGTATATCAGGGTGTTGCAGACGGGAACACTGGATTCCTAGGTTTTGGAAGAACATGGTCTGTTTCAGCAACTTTGAGATTCTAA